In Georgenia soli, a genomic segment contains:
- the rpoB gene encoding DNA-directed RNA polymerase subunit beta has protein sequence MAASRTSSAPTADAIANRTASRRVSFAKIHEPLQAPDLLGLQTESFDWLLGDDAWRARVEAAAASGDTNVNTTSGLEEIFAEISPIEDFGQSMSLSFRDHRFEPPKYTAEECKEKDFTYAAPLFVTAEFVNYTTGEIKSQTVFMGDFPLMTERGTFIINGTERVVVSQLVRSPGVYFERTPDKTSDKDIFTTKVIPSRGAWLEFEIDKRDAVGVRIDRKRKQSVTVFLRALGMTESEIREEFADYPVLLETLEKDNVHTQDEALLDIYRKVRPGEPPTVEAGRTLLENYYFNPKRYDLAKVGRYKVNKKLGLTTELGESVLRLDDITATIKYLLALHKGDETIAGTRNGEPVDIRVETDDIDHFGNRRIRAVGELIQNQVRTGLSRMERVVRERMTTQDVEAITPQTLINIRPVVASIKEFFGTSQLSQFMDQNNPLAGLTHKRRLSALGPGGLSRDRAGMEVRDVHPSHYGRMCPIETPEGPNIGLIGSLATFARINPFGFVETPYRVVRDGVVTDEVVYLTADDEDRHVIAQASAPLDDDGKFIEESALCRLSGGEPALVNVDEIDYMDVSARQMVSVATAMIPFLEHDDANRALMGANMQRQAVPLLRSEAPLVGTGMERRAAVDAGDVIVAAKPGVVTEVSADAIHVAADDGTNQIYRVAKFRRSNQGNSYNQRVLVDEGARVEVGSALADGPATQEGELALGKNLLVAFMSWEGYNYEDAIILSQRLVADDVLTSIHIEEHEVDARETKLGAEEITRDIPNVSEEVLADLDERGIVRIGAEVSSGDILVGKVTPKGETELTSEERLLRAIFGEKAREVRDTSLKVPHGESGIVIGVREFSEEDGDELPPGVNQMVRVYIAQRRKITDGDKLAGRHGNKGVISKILPVEDMPFLPDGTPVDVILNPLGVPGRMNVGQVLELHLGWIAAQGWDVTEAAKAAEEWARTLPEESLRGEAGTPVATPVFDGIHQEEIQGLLQHTTPNRDGDRLVNADGKAQLFDGRSGEPFPEPISVGYMYILKLHHLVDDKIHARSTGPYSMITQQPLGGKAQFGGQRFGEMEVWALEAYGAAYALQELLTIKSDDVTGRVKVYEAIVKGENIPEPGIPESFKVLIQEMRSLCLNVEALDAEGNAIELRDADDEVYRAAEELGIDLSRRPDASSVDEL, from the coding sequence TTGGCTGCCTCGCGCACCTCTTCCGCACCTACTGCTGACGCTATCGCGAACCGTACGGCATCACGCCGCGTCTCGTTCGCCAAGATCCACGAACCGCTTCAGGCGCCCGACCTCCTCGGGCTGCAGACCGAGAGCTTCGACTGGCTGCTCGGGGACGACGCCTGGCGTGCACGCGTCGAGGCCGCCGCCGCGAGCGGCGACACCAACGTGAACACCACCTCGGGTCTGGAGGAGATCTTCGCAGAGATCTCCCCGATCGAGGACTTCGGACAGTCCATGTCGCTCTCGTTCCGCGACCACCGCTTCGAGCCGCCGAAGTACACGGCCGAGGAGTGCAAGGAGAAGGACTTCACCTACGCCGCCCCGCTGTTCGTCACGGCGGAGTTCGTCAACTACACCACCGGCGAGATCAAGTCGCAGACGGTGTTCATGGGCGACTTCCCGCTGATGACCGAGCGCGGCACCTTCATCATCAACGGCACCGAGCGTGTCGTCGTGTCCCAGCTGGTCCGCTCCCCGGGGGTCTACTTCGAGCGGACCCCGGACAAGACGTCCGACAAGGACATCTTCACCACGAAGGTGATCCCGAGCCGCGGCGCCTGGCTCGAGTTCGAGATCGACAAGCGCGACGCCGTCGGCGTGCGCATCGACCGCAAGCGCAAGCAGTCCGTCACGGTCTTCCTGCGCGCGCTCGGCATGACCGAGTCGGAGATCCGCGAGGAGTTCGCCGACTACCCGGTCCTGCTCGAGACCCTCGAGAAGGACAACGTCCACACCCAGGACGAGGCCCTGCTCGACATCTACCGCAAGGTCCGCCCCGGCGAGCCGCCGACGGTCGAGGCCGGCCGCACCCTGCTCGAGAACTACTACTTCAACCCCAAGCGCTACGACCTCGCCAAGGTCGGGCGGTACAAGGTGAACAAGAAGCTCGGCCTCACCACCGAGCTCGGCGAGTCCGTCCTGCGTCTGGACGACATCACCGCCACGATCAAGTACCTCCTGGCCCTCCACAAGGGCGACGAGACGATCGCGGGCACCCGTAACGGCGAGCCGGTCGACATCCGCGTCGAGACCGACGACATCGACCACTTCGGCAACCGCCGCATCCGCGCCGTCGGCGAGCTCATCCAGAACCAGGTCCGCACCGGCCTGTCCCGGATGGAGCGCGTCGTGCGCGAGCGCATGACCACGCAGGACGTCGAGGCGATCACCCCGCAGACCCTGATCAACATCCGCCCCGTGGTGGCCTCGATCAAGGAGTTCTTCGGCACCTCCCAGCTCTCGCAGTTCATGGACCAGAACAACCCGCTCGCGGGCCTGACGCACAAGCGGCGTCTGTCGGCCCTCGGCCCGGGTGGTCTCTCCCGTGACCGCGCCGGCATGGAGGTCCGTGACGTCCACCCGTCGCACTACGGCCGCATGTGCCCGATCGAGACGCCTGAGGGCCCGAACATCGGCCTCATCGGCTCGCTCGCGACGTTCGCGCGCATCAACCCGTTCGGCTTCGTCGAGACCCCGTACCGCGTGGTCAGGGACGGCGTCGTCACGGACGAGGTCGTCTACCTCACGGCCGACGACGAGGACCGCCACGTCATCGCGCAGGCCTCGGCCCCGCTCGACGACGACGGCAAGTTCATCGAGGAGTCGGCCCTGTGCCGTCTCTCCGGCGGTGAGCCGGCCCTGGTGAACGTCGACGAGATCGACTACATGGACGTCTCCGCCCGCCAGATGGTGTCCGTGGCGACGGCCATGATCCCGTTCCTCGAGCACGACGACGCCAACCGTGCCCTCATGGGCGCGAACATGCAGCGTCAGGCCGTGCCGCTGCTGCGCAGCGAGGCCCCGCTCGTCGGGACCGGCATGGAGCGCCGTGCCGCCGTCGACGCCGGTGACGTCATCGTCGCCGCGAAGCCGGGCGTGGTCACCGAGGTCTCGGCCGACGCGATCCACGTGGCGGCCGACGACGGCACGAACCAGATCTACCGTGTCGCCAAGTTCCGCCGCTCCAACCAGGGCAACTCCTACAACCAGCGCGTGCTGGTCGACGAGGGCGCCCGCGTCGAGGTCGGCTCGGCCCTCGCCGACGGTCCCGCCACGCAGGAGGGCGAGCTCGCGCTCGGCAAGAACCTCCTCGTCGCCTTCATGTCGTGGGAGGGCTACAACTACGAGGACGCGATCATCCTGTCGCAGCGCCTCGTGGCCGACGACGTGCTCACCTCGATCCACATCGAGGAGCACGAGGTCGACGCCCGCGAGACGAAGCTGGGCGCCGAGGAGATCACCCGGGACATCCCGAACGTCTCCGAGGAGGTCCTGGCGGACCTCGACGAGCGCGGCATCGTCCGTATCGGTGCCGAGGTCAGCTCCGGCGACATCCTCGTCGGCAAGGTCACCCCGAAGGGTGAGACCGAGCTGACGTCGGAGGAGCGCCTGCTGCGCGCGATCTTCGGCGAGAAGGCGCGCGAGGTGCGCGACACCTCCCTGAAGGTGCCCCACGGCGAGTCCGGCATCGTCATCGGGGTCCGTGAGTTCAGCGAGGAGGACGGCGACGAGCTGCCCCCGGGCGTGAACCAGATGGTCCGCGTCTACATCGCCCAGCGGCGCAAGATCACCGACGGCGACAAGCTCGCCGGCCGCCACGGCAACAAGGGCGTCATCTCCAAGATCCTGCCCGTCGAGGACATGCCGTTCCTGCCGGACGGCACCCCGGTCGACGTGATCCTCAACCCGCTCGGCGTGCCCGGGCGCATGAACGTCGGTCAGGTCCTCGAGCTGCACCTCGGCTGGATCGCCGCGCAGGGCTGGGACGTGACCGAGGCCGCCAAGGCGGCCGAGGAGTGGGCCCGCACCCTGCCGGAGGAGTCCCTCCGGGGCGAGGCCGGCACGCCGGTGGCGACCCCCGTCTTCGACGGCATCCACCAGGAGGAGATCCAGGGTCTGCTCCAGCACACCACCCCGAACCGCGACGGGGACCGTCTGGTCAACGCCGACGGCAAGGCGCAGCTCTTCGACGGCCGCTCCGGCGAGCCGTTCCCGGAGCCGATCTCGGTGGGCTACATGTACATCCTCAAGCTGCACCACCTGGTGGACGACAAGATCCACGCCCGCTCCACCGGTCCGTACTCGATGATCACCCAGCAGCCGCTGGGCGGTAAGGCGCAGTTCGGTGGCCAGCGCTTCGGCGAGATGGAGGTGTGGGCCCTGGAGGCCTACGGCGCCGCCTACGCCCTCCAGGAGCTGCTCACCATCAAGTCCGACGACGTCACCGGCCGCGTGAAGGTCTACGAGGCCATCGTCAAGGGGGAGAACATCCCCGAGCCGGGCATCCCCGAGTCTTTCAAGGTGCTCATCCAGGAGATGCGTTCGCTCTGCCTGAACGTCGAGGCGCTCGACGCCGAGGGCAACGCGATCGAGCTGCGGGACGCCGACGACGAGGTGTACCGGGCCGCTGAGGAGCTCGGCATCGACCTCTCGCGCCGTCCCGACGCCAGCAGCGTCGACGAACTGTAG
- the rpsG gene encoding 30S ribosomal protein S7 encodes MPRKGPAPKRPLAVDPVYGSPVVTQLVNRVLQDGKKSTAERIVYGALEGVRSKTDTDPAVVLKRALENVRPSLEVRSRRVGGATYQVPVEVRPVRQTTLALRWLVDYARSRREKTMTERLMNEILDASNGLGAAVKRREDTHRMAESNKAFAHYRW; translated from the coding sequence ATGCCTCGTAAAGGCCCCGCCCCGAAGCGGCCGCTCGCGGTCGACCCCGTCTACGGCTCGCCGGTGGTGACCCAGCTGGTCAACCGCGTGCTGCAGGACGGCAAGAAGTCCACGGCAGAGCGCATCGTCTACGGCGCTCTCGAGGGCGTCCGCTCGAAGACCGACACCGACCCGGCCGTCGTCCTCAAGCGTGCGCTCGAGAACGTCCGCCCCTCCCTCGAGGTGCGCTCGCGCCGCGTCGGTGGTGCGACCTACCAGGTGCCGGTGGAGGTCCGTCCGGTCCGTCAGACCACGCTCGCGCTGCGCTGGCTGGTCGACTACGCGCGCTCCCGCCGCGAGAAGACGATGACCGAGCGCCTCATGAACGAGATCCTCGACGCCTCGAACGGCCTCGGCGCCGCCGTGAAGCGTCGCGAGGACACGCACCGCATGGCCGAGTCCAACAAGGCCTTCGCGCACTACCGCTGGTAG
- the rpsL gene encoding 30S ribosomal protein S12, with the protein MPTIQQLVRKGRSVKVGTSKTPALKGSPQRRGVCTRVYTTTPKKPNSALRKVARVRLSSGIEVTAYIPGVGHNLQEHSIVLVRGGRVKDLPGVRYKIVRGALDTQGVRGRQQARSRYGAKKEKK; encoded by the coding sequence GTGCCCACGATTCAGCAGCTGGTCCGCAAGGGCCGGAGCGTCAAGGTCGGAACCTCCAAGACGCCGGCCCTCAAGGGCAGCCCGCAGCGTCGCGGTGTGTGCACCCGCGTGTACACCACGACCCCGAAGAAGCCGAACTCGGCGCTTCGTAAGGTCGCCCGCGTCCGCCTGTCCTCCGGCATCGAGGTCACCGCGTACATCCCCGGCGTCGGTCACAACCTCCAGGAGCACTCCATCGTGCTGGTGCGCGGCGGTCGTGTGAAGGACCTGCCCGGTGTCCGTTACAAGATCGTCCGCGGCGCGCTCGACACCCAGGGTGTTCGTGGCCGCCAGCAGGCTCGCAGCCGCTACGGCGCGAAGAAGGAGAAGAAGTAA
- a CDS encoding DNA-directed RNA polymerase subunit beta' has translation MLDVNVFDQLHISLATASDVREWSHGEVKKPETINYRTLKPEKDGLFGEQIFGPTRDWECACGKYKRVRYKGIICERCGVEVTRSKVRRERMGHIELAAPVTHIWYFKGVPSRLGYLLNLAPKDLEKVIYFAAYMITEVDEDGRHEDLPSLQNEMDLEKKQVETRRDTDIEARAQRLEADLAELEASGAKADARDKVRKSAEREMAQIRKRADQDLDRLERVWDRFKNLKVGDLEGDEMLYRELNARYGIYFKGAMGAEAIQKRLETFDLQAEADSLRETIATGTGQRKTRALKRLKVVNAFLTTGNSPLGMVLDCVPVIPPDLRPMVQLDGGRFATSDLNDLYRRVINRNNRLKRLLDLGAPEIIVNNEKRMLQESVDALFDNGRRGRPVTGPGNRALKSISDMLKGKQGRFRQNLLGKRVDYSGRSVIVVGPTLKLHQCGLPKQMALELFKPFVMKRLVDLNHAQNIKAAKRMVERSRPQVWDVLSEVIREHPVLLNRAPTLHRLGIQAFEPQLVEGKAIQLHPLVCGAFNADFDGDQMAVHLPLSAEAQAEARILMLSSNNILKPSDGRPVTMPTQDMIIGLFHLTSDRTDAKGEGRSFSSMAEAIMAFDAGDLDLNAVVKIRFPELVPPQGWTAPEGWEEGDAYVFETTLGRALFNELLPVDYPYINRVVDKKILGAIVNDLAERYPKVDVGASLDALKEAGFRWASRSGVTIAISDVVAPEAKAGILEKYEGEAAKIQEQYDMGLITDDERRQELIDIWTQATNDVDNAMRENFPERNTVFRMVTSGARGNWMQVRQIAGMRGLVADPKGEIIPRPIKSNYREGLSVLEYFIATHGARKGLADTALRTADSGYLTRRLVDVSQDVIVREDDCGTRMGLTMTIAEPDSLGNLVRAETVETSVYARTLAQDVKDADGNVLAQAGDDAGDVLIERLVEAGVTEVKIRSVLTCESHVGTCAKCYGRSLATGKLVDIGEAVGIIAAQSIGEPGTQLTMRTFHTGGAASAEDITQGLPRVQELFEARTPKGEAPIAEAAGRVKIDDSERTRKIVIVRDDGQEDAVYPVTKRARLLVEDGEHVAVGRQLIAGAVDPKKVLRILGPRATQKHLVEQVQEVYRSQGVDIHDKHIEVIVRQMLRRVTVLDSGDSRLLPGELMERSRFETENRRVVSEGGTPASGRPELMGITKASLATDSWLSAASFQETTKVLTEAAMSSRRDPLLGLKENVILGKLIPAGTGLPRYHEVVVEPTEEAKAQAFSRLGYSDIDFAPTGGTNESILLDDLDFGPDTYGLEFR, from the coding sequence TTGCTCGACGTCAATGTCTTCGACCAGCTGCACATCTCGCTCGCCACAGCGAGCGACGTGCGCGAGTGGTCGCACGGTGAGGTCAAGAAGCCCGAGACCATCAACTACCGCACCCTGAAGCCGGAGAAGGACGGTCTGTTCGGCGAGCAGATCTTCGGACCCACCCGGGACTGGGAGTGCGCGTGCGGCAAGTACAAGCGCGTGCGCTACAAGGGCATCATCTGCGAGCGGTGCGGCGTGGAGGTCACCCGCTCCAAGGTGCGCCGCGAGCGCATGGGCCACATCGAGCTCGCCGCTCCCGTTACCCACATCTGGTACTTCAAGGGCGTGCCCTCGCGCCTGGGGTACCTGCTCAACCTCGCGCCGAAGGACCTCGAGAAGGTCATCTACTTCGCCGCGTACATGATCACCGAGGTCGACGAGGACGGCCGGCACGAGGACCTGCCCTCGCTCCAGAACGAGATGGACCTGGAGAAGAAGCAGGTCGAGACGCGCCGCGACACCGACATCGAGGCGCGCGCGCAGCGGCTCGAGGCCGACCTGGCCGAGCTCGAGGCGTCCGGCGCCAAGGCGGACGCGCGGGACAAGGTCCGCAAGTCGGCCGAGCGCGAGATGGCGCAGATCCGCAAGCGCGCCGACCAGGACCTCGACCGCCTCGAGCGCGTCTGGGACCGTTTCAAGAACCTCAAGGTCGGTGACCTCGAGGGCGACGAGATGCTCTACCGCGAGCTGAACGCCCGCTACGGCATCTACTTCAAGGGCGCCATGGGCGCCGAGGCGATCCAGAAGCGCCTGGAGACGTTCGACCTGCAGGCCGAGGCGGACTCCCTGCGCGAGACCATCGCCACCGGCACCGGTCAGCGCAAGACCCGCGCCCTCAAGCGCCTCAAGGTCGTCAACGCCTTCCTGACCACGGGCAACTCCCCGCTGGGCATGGTCCTGGACTGCGTCCCGGTCATCCCGCCGGACCTGCGCCCGATGGTTCAGCTCGACGGTGGCCGCTTCGCCACCTCCGACCTGAACGACCTCTACCGCCGGGTCATCAACCGCAACAACCGCCTCAAGCGGCTGCTCGACCTCGGCGCGCCCGAGATCATCGTCAACAACGAGAAGCGCATGCTCCAGGAGTCCGTGGACGCGCTCTTCGACAACGGCCGCCGCGGGCGTCCGGTGACGGGCCCGGGCAACCGCGCCCTGAAGTCGATCTCGGACATGCTCAAGGGCAAGCAGGGCCGGTTCCGCCAGAACCTGCTCGGCAAGCGCGTCGACTACTCCGGCCGTTCGGTCATCGTGGTCGGCCCGACCCTGAAGCTGCACCAGTGCGGTCTGCCCAAGCAGATGGCGCTGGAGCTGTTCAAGCCGTTCGTGATGAAGCGCCTCGTGGACCTCAACCACGCGCAGAACATCAAGGCGGCCAAGCGCATGGTCGAGCGCTCGCGCCCGCAGGTGTGGGACGTCCTCTCCGAGGTCATCCGCGAGCACCCGGTACTGCTCAACCGTGCGCCGACCCTGCACCGCCTGGGCATCCAGGCGTTCGAGCCGCAGCTGGTCGAGGGCAAGGCCATCCAGCTCCACCCGCTCGTCTGCGGCGCGTTCAACGCCGACTTCGACGGCGACCAGATGGCCGTGCACCTGCCGCTGAGCGCGGAGGCGCAGGCCGAGGCCCGCATCCTCATGCTGTCCTCGAACAACATCCTCAAGCCGTCGGACGGCCGTCCGGTGACCATGCCCACCCAGGACATGATCATCGGCCTGTTCCACCTGACGTCGGACCGCACCGACGCCAAGGGGGAGGGCCGCTCGTTCTCCTCCATGGCCGAGGCGATCATGGCCTTCGACGCCGGCGACCTCGACCTGAACGCCGTCGTCAAGATCCGGTTCCCCGAGCTCGTCCCGCCGCAGGGCTGGACCGCGCCCGAGGGCTGGGAGGAGGGCGACGCCTACGTCTTCGAGACCACGCTGGGCCGGGCCCTGTTCAACGAGCTGCTGCCCGTCGACTACCCGTACATCAACCGGGTCGTGGACAAGAAGATCCTGGGCGCCATCGTCAACGACCTGGCGGAGCGCTACCCCAAGGTCGACGTCGGGGCGAGCCTCGACGCGCTCAAGGAGGCGGGTTTCCGCTGGGCCTCCCGGTCCGGCGTGACCATCGCGATCTCCGACGTCGTCGCTCCCGAGGCGAAGGCCGGCATCCTCGAGAAGTACGAGGGGGAGGCCGCCAAGATCCAGGAGCAGTACGACATGGGTCTGATCACGGACGACGAGCGCCGTCAGGAGCTCATCGACATCTGGACCCAGGCCACCAACGACGTCGACAACGCGATGCGGGAGAACTTCCCGGAGCGCAACACCGTGTTCCGGATGGTCACCTCCGGTGCGCGCGGTAACTGGATGCAGGTCCGTCAGATCGCCGGTATGCGCGGTCTCGTGGCGGACCCGAAGGGTGAGATCATCCCTCGCCCGATCAAGTCCAACTACCGCGAGGGCCTCTCCGTCCTCGAGTACTTCATCGCCACGCACGGCGCCCGTAAGGGTCTGGCCGACACCGCCCTGCGTACCGCGGACTCCGGGTACCTCACCCGTCGTCTCGTGGACGTCTCCCAGGACGTCATCGTGCGTGAGGACGACTGCGGCACCCGCATGGGCCTGACGATGACGATCGCCGAGCCGGACTCCCTGGGGAACCTCGTGCGCGCGGAGACGGTGGAGACCAGCGTCTACGCCCGCACGCTCGCCCAGGACGTCAAGGACGCGGACGGCAACGTCCTCGCCCAGGCCGGGGACGACGCCGGCGACGTGCTCATCGAGCGCCTCGTCGAGGCCGGCGTCACCGAGGTCAAGATCCGTTCGGTCCTGACCTGCGAGTCGCACGTGGGCACCTGCGCCAAGTGCTACGGCCGCTCCCTGGCCACCGGCAAGCTGGTGGACATCGGCGAGGCCGTCGGCATCATCGCCGCCCAGTCCATCGGCGAGCCCGGCACCCAGCTGACCATGCGTACCTTCCACACAGGTGGCGCCGCCTCCGCGGAGGACATCACGCAGGGTCTGCCCCGTGTGCAGGAGCTCTTCGAGGCCCGTACCCCGAAGGGTGAGGCCCCGATCGCCGAGGCCGCCGGCCGTGTGAAGATCGACGACTCCGAGCGCACGCGCAAGATCGTCATCGTCCGCGACGACGGTCAGGAGGACGCGGTCTACCCGGTGACCAAGCGCGCCCGCCTGCTGGTGGAGGACGGCGAGCACGTGGCCGTCGGACGCCAGCTCATCGCCGGTGCGGTGGACCCGAAGAAGGTCCTGCGCATCCTCGGCCCGCGCGCCACGCAGAAGCACCTCGTCGAGCAGGTCCAGGAGGTCTACCGCTCCCAGGGCGTGGACATCCACGACAAGCACATCGAGGTCATCGTCCGCCAGATGCTGCGCCGCGTGACGGTGCTGGACTCCGGCGACTCGCGTCTGCTGCCGGGTGAGCTCATGGAGCGCAGCCGGTTCGAGACCGAGAACCGTCGCGTGGTCTCCGAGGGCGGCACCCCCGCCTCGGGGCGTCCCGAGCTGATGGGTATCACCAAGGCCTCGCTCGCCACCGACTCGTGGCTCTCCGCCGCCTCCTTCCAGGAGACGACGAAGGTGCTGACCGAGGCGGCCATGAGCAGCCGGCGTGACCCGCTGCTCGGCCTCAAGGAGAACGTCATCCTCGGTAAGCTCATCCCCGCCGGGACGGGCCTGCCCCGCTACCACGAGGTGGTCGTGGAGCCGACGGAGGAGGCCAAGGCCCAGGCGTTCAGCCGGCTGGGCTACAGCGACATCGACTTCGCCCCCACGGGCGGCACCAACGAGTCGATCCTGCTCGACGACCTGGACTTCGGTCCGGACACGTACGGGCTCGAGTTCCGCTGA
- the rplJ gene encoding 50S ribosomal protein L10 gives MARPDKAAAVAEITEQFRESSAVMLTEYRGLSVAQLKQLRRSLAGTASYAVVKNTLTAIAAKEAGLDNLEDELSGPTAIAFVTGEPVDAAKALRDFAKANPQLVIKAGVLEGSKLSAEDVSKLAELESRDVLLGKAAGAMKAALFQAAYLFTAPATQAARTIEALREKQAAEA, from the coding sequence ATGGCGAGGCCTGACAAGGCGGCAGCGGTTGCCGAGATCACGGAGCAGTTCCGTGAGTCGAGCGCCGTCATGCTGACCGAGTACCGCGGACTCAGCGTCGCCCAGCTCAAGCAGCTGCGCCGCTCGCTCGCCGGTACTGCTAGCTACGCCGTGGTGAAGAACACGCTGACGGCCATCGCGGCGAAGGAGGCCGGCCTCGACAACCTCGAGGACGAGCTCTCCGGCCCCACCGCGATCGCGTTCGTGACCGGGGAGCCGGTCGACGCGGCCAAGGCCCTGCGTGACTTCGCCAAGGCGAACCCTCAGCTCGTGATCAAGGCGGGCGTCCTGGAGGGCAGCAAGCTCTCCGCCGAGGACGTCTCCAAGCTCGCCGAGCTCGAGTCCCGCGACGTGCTGCTGGGCAAGGCGGCCGGAGCGATGAAGGCTGCGCTGTTCCAGGCTGCCTACCTCTTCACCGCGCCGGCCACCCAGGCCGCGCGCACCATCGAGGCCCTGCGCGAGAAGCAGGCCGCCGAGGCCTGA
- the rplL gene encoding 50S ribosomal protein L7/L12 codes for MAKLSTEELIEAFKELTLIELSEFVKQFEETFEVTAAAPVAVAAAGAPAGGAGAEEAEEEKSEFDVVLESVGDKKIQVIKEVRALTSLGLKEAKDLVDSAPKAVLEGVAKDAADKAKEQLEGAGATVTLK; via the coding sequence ATGGCGAAGCTCAGCACCGAAGAGCTCATCGAGGCTTTCAAGGAGCTCACCCTCATCGAGCTCTCCGAGTTCGTGAAGCAGTTCGAGGAGACCTTCGAGGTCACCGCCGCCGCCCCCGTCGCCGTCGCCGCTGCCGGTGCGCCGGCCGGTGGTGCGGGCGCCGAGGAGGCCGAGGAGGAGAAGTCGGAGTTCGACGTCGTCCTCGAGTCGGTCGGCGACAAGAAGATCCAGGTCATCAAGGAGGTGCGCGCCCTGACCTCCCTCGGCCTGAAGGAGGCCAAGGACCTCGTGGACAGCGCCCCTAAGGCCGTCCTCGAGGGCGTTGCGAAGGACGCGGCCGACAAGGCCAAGGAGCAGCTCGAGGGCGCCGGCGCCACCGTCACCCTCAAGTGA